In the genome of Hyphomicrobium sp. ghe19, the window CGGCGGTTAGTTTTCTCGGCGCTATCGGCGCGGCGTTGACGATGAAGACACGTCGCGGCGGCCTGCTGCTGGCGCTCATCGTGCTGCCGCTTTACGTTCCTACCTTGATTTTCGGGATATCGGCTGTCAGCGCCGGGGCCGGGCCGACGGGGATGGCGGCGTCGTTTCTCATTCTGGCGGCGATTTCCCTTGTCGCAATCGTGCTGGGGCCGCTCGCCGCAGCCGCCGCACTCAAGGTTCAGCTACAATAATTGTAATCTGCCCTTCATTGCGCCTTACCTTTTAAAGTCTTAGATCCCGCACATGCAGACACTGACGCAACGCCTCGCCAACCCGACCCGCTTCATGGAGCTTTCCGCAAGGCTGCTGCCGTGGATTTCGGGGGCGGCCGCCATTCTGTTGGCCTATGGGCTTTATCTCGCGTTCTTCGCGTCGCCCGCCGACTATCAGCAGGGCGAGACAGTGCGGATCATGTACATCCACGTGCCGTGCGCGTGGCTCTCGATGATGATCTATGGGCTGATCGCGCTTTCGAGCTTCGGGCTTCTGGTTTTCCGCCATCCCTTGGCGGATGTCTCGGCGAAGGCTGCAGCGCCGCTCGGTGCCGCTTTCACGTTCCTGGCGCTGCTGACGGGCTCGCTCTGGGGTAAACCGATGTGGGGCACCTATTGGGTCTGGGACGCGCGGCTGACGTCGGTCCTGATCCTGTTTTTTCTCTATCTCGGATTGATGGCGCTCCGGTCGGCGCTCGAGGATGAGGGCGCGGCGGCGAAGCTGACCGCCATCCTGGCGCTCGTCGGCGTCACGATCCTGCCGATCATCAAATTCTCTGTCGACTGGTGGAACACGCTGCATCAGCCGTCGACCGATTTTACGTCGACAGTCGATCCGAGCATGCGGCTGCCGCTTCTCGTCATGGCGGTTGCGTTCACGCTTCTGTTCTTCGCCATGCATCTCAAGGGCATGCGAAATGAAATTCTGCGCCGGCGGGTGAAAGCCCTCAGAACGCAGGCCGTCGCCGGACGCGACCGGCTCGCGGCGCAGGCTGCAAATCAAGGCGCGGCGGAGTAATCGATCATGGATCTCGGACCTCACGCCGCCTTCATCTGGATTTCTTACGCCGCCGTGACGGTGACCGTCATCGGGCTCATTCTTTGGCTGATCGCTGATGGCCGGAAGCAGGCTGCCGATCTCGAAGCTCTCGAGCGGCAAGGCGTGAAGCGCCGTTCAGCGGCGGCGGGAGGACGATAGAGTTGGCCGAAGGCAAGTCGAACTTGGTGCGCGTTTTACCGGTCGTGGTTTTTGCAGTCGTCGCGGGGTTTTTCGCGATGGCGTTGCGGTCCGGCGATCCGTCACGGTTACCGTCGACGCTCGTCGGAAAGACTGTGCCTCAGACGACCTTTCCGCCGCTCGAAGGCCTCGAGCGCGGCGGCAAACCAGAGCCCGGTTTCACCTCCGCCGATCTTGCGAAGGGCAAAGTCTCTGTCGTCAATTATTGGGCGTCGTGGTGCCAGCCGTGCGTTGAAGAGCATCCGTTTCTCGAACAGCTGAAAGAAGAAGCGGGCGTCGATATCTACGGCGTCAACTACAAGGACCAGACGGATGCGGCGCGGCGTTTCGTCGGCCGTTTCGGCAATCCTTATTCAGCTGTTGGAACGGACAAAAGCGGGCGCGCGGCCATCGACTGGGGCGTCTACGGCACGCCGGAGACCTTCGTCGTCAATGGCCGGGGCGAAGTCGTCTACAAGCACGTCGGGCCGATCTCGGCCGACTCTTTGACGACGAAACTTCTGCCAGCCATCGAGAAGGCAAAAGCTTCGCCGGCGCCTTGAACGGCGTTCGCCTTAGAGCGGATAGAACATTCCGCGCGAATGGTTCAGCACCGTCAGTGTTCCCGATTTGATGTCGAAGTGCGCTCCGTGTAGCGCCAGGCGGCCGCGTTCTTCCTGATCGCGAACGAACGGGAACGTCCGCAGGTTTTTGATCGCCTGCTTGA includes:
- a CDS encoding heme ABC transporter permease codes for the protein MQTLTQRLANPTRFMELSARLLPWISGAAAILLAYGLYLAFFASPADYQQGETVRIMYIHVPCAWLSMMIYGLIALSSFGLLVFRHPLADVSAKAAAPLGAAFTFLALLTGSLWGKPMWGTYWVWDARLTSVLILFFLYLGLMALRSALEDEGAAAKLTAILALVGVTILPIIKFSVDWWNTLHQPSTDFTSTVDPSMRLPLLVMAVAFTLLFFAMHLKGMRNEILRRRVKALRTQAVAGRDRLAAQAANQGAAE
- the ccmD gene encoding heme exporter protein CcmD, encoding MDLGPHAAFIWISYAAVTVTVIGLILWLIADGRKQAADLEALERQGVKRRSAAAGGR
- a CDS encoding DsbE family thiol:disulfide interchange protein, with protein sequence MELAEGKSNLVRVLPVVVFAVVAGFFAMALRSGDPSRLPSTLVGKTVPQTTFPPLEGLERGGKPEPGFTSADLAKGKVSVVNYWASWCQPCVEEHPFLEQLKEEAGVDIYGVNYKDQTDAARRFVGRFGNPYSAVGTDKSGRAAIDWGVYGTPETFVVNGRGEVVYKHVGPISADSLTTKLLPAIEKAKASPAP